The Xylophilus rhododendri region CGGCTGGCTGCTGCCCGCCGGCCCGCTGCGCGAGCCCTGGCCCCGGTCGGTGGACCTGGTGCTGCACACCGGGCAGTCGCCCGCCTTCGCAGGCTATCGCGGCGAACGCCGCCTGGCCGACCATGCCCTGCGCACCGATGGCAGCCAGGTGGCGCTGGCCACGCTGGCCGCCATGACCGGAAGCCGGACGCGGCTGATCGCCATCGCCGGCATCGCCCGCCCCCAGGCCTTCTTCACGATGCTGCGCGAGCGAGGCCTGGTGCTGGCCGAAACCCACGCCCTGCCCGACCACGCCGACTTCACCCGCGACCTGCCGCCCATCGCCGCCGACAGCACCCTGCTCTGCACCGAAAAGGATGCCGCCAAGCTCTGGCAGCAGCGGCCGGACGCACTCGCCGTGCCCCTGCACTTCACGCTCGCGGCCGACTTCCTCGCGCGCCTGGATCGCCTCGTCGATGCGCAGCTATCATCCTGCGTCCGCGTTGCCTGAGCGCCTCGCCCCCATCCTCCTTCACCCGCGTCAACCACCAACGCCATGGACAGCAAACTCCTCGCCCTGCTCGTCTGCCCCGTCACCAAGGGCCCGCTGATCCTCGATCTGGAGCGCAACGAACTCGTCTCGCGCAGCGCCAGACTGGCCTACCCCATCCGCGACGGCATCCCCATCCTGCTGGAAGTCGAAGCCCGCACCTTGAGCGACGAAGAACTGGGCCTGTGAGCATGGAGCCCATGTCCACGCCCGCCACGCCCGCCGCGCCCCCTGTCTTCACCGTCCTCATCCCCGCCCGCCTCGCCTCCAGCCGCCTGCCGGACAAACCCCTGGCCGACATCGGCGGCCTGCCCATGGTGGTGCG contains the following coding sequences:
- a CDS encoding Trm112 family protein, coding for MDSKLLALLVCPVTKGPLILDLERNELVSRSARLAYPIRDGIPILLEVEARTLSDEELGL